One window of the Leptotrichia massiliensis genome contains the following:
- a CDS encoding M20 metallopeptidase family protein has translation MDSRGINEFIKENVDKIYDEMVKVRRVIHENPELGDEEFETSKFIKNFLMENGIEFSEIINTGVVATIYNDKENIKNKTVATRADIDALPIFEENEVEYKSKNIGKMHACGHDAHTTIQLGVAKILADNKDKWHGTVRFFFQPAEETTGGADRMIKNGALKFENDKNRKIDAFFALHMAPEIELGKIGIKYGKAHASSARIHLTINGFSAHAALPHKGVDAILIGSKVMEYLQSIVSRRIDSREEAVITIGTFNGGFADNVVCDKVEMRGTARTMSEETRTFIIETLEKDLPKFVESLGGTVNVDIKRGYAPVINNEEITKKVENNIVDLYGENALELIKQPRMDVEDVSYFLNEIPGCFFRLGTRVEEKGLIYDLHHPKFNIDEESLKIGMGLQLKNILEYLK, from the coding sequence ATGGATTCACGAGGAATAAATGAGTTTATAAAAGAAAATGTTGATAAAATTTATGATGAAATGGTAAAAGTCAGAAGAGTTATTCATGAAAATCCTGAACTTGGAGATGAAGAATTTGAAACAAGTAAATTTATAAAAAATTTTTTAATGGAAAATGGAATTGAATTTTCTGAGATTATAAATACAGGAGTTGTTGCGACAATTTATAATGATAAGGAAAATATTAAAAATAAGACAGTTGCGACTCGTGCGGATATTGATGCATTACCAATTTTCGAAGAAAATGAAGTTGAATATAAGTCAAAAAATATTGGAAAAATGCACGCTTGTGGACACGATGCACATACAACTATTCAACTTGGAGTAGCAAAAATTTTGGCAGACAACAAAGATAAATGGCACGGAACTGTGAGATTTTTCTTTCAGCCTGCGGAAGAAACAACTGGCGGTGCTGATAGAATGATAAAAAATGGAGCATTAAAATTTGAAAATGATAAAAATCGAAAAATAGATGCCTTTTTTGCATTACACATGGCTCCAGAAATAGAACTTGGGAAAATTGGGATAAAATATGGAAAAGCACATGCTTCATCAGCAAGAATCCACCTTACAATAAACGGATTTTCTGCCCACGCGGCATTGCCTCACAAAGGAGTTGATGCAATTTTAATTGGGTCAAAAGTTATGGAATACTTACAATCAATAGTAAGCAGAAGAATTGATTCAAGAGAAGAAGCCGTAATTACAATAGGAACATTTAACGGAGGCTTTGCTGATAATGTAGTGTGTGATAAAGTGGAAATGAGAGGAACTGCAAGAACAATGTCCGAAGAAACAAGAACATTTATAATCGAAACACTTGAAAAAGACCTGCCTAAATTTGTAGAATCACTAGGCGGAACAGTAAATGTGGATATTAAGCGTGGCTATGCTCCTGTAATTAACAACGAAGAAATAACAAAAAAAGTAGAAAATAATATTGTTGACTTATACGGAGAAAATGCTCTGGAATTAATAAAACAGCCTAGAATGGATGTTGAAGATGTTAGTTATTTCCTAAATGAAATCCCCGGGTGTTTTTTCAGACTAGGAACAAGAGTGGAAGAAAAAGGCTTAATTTATGATTTGCACCATCCAAAATTTAATATTGATGAGGAAAGCTTGAAAATCGGAATGGGGTTGCAATTGAAAAATATTTTAGAATATTTGAAATAA
- the rlmD gene encoding 23S rRNA (uracil(1939)-C(5))-methyltransferase RlmD, with product MNKIKNNYKIGQKLEIEIEKIVFGGEGLGRVDGFTVFVPMSVPGDKLEVEIISVKKSYARGLITRIIEPSKDRIEDLSKISFEDFDGCDFGMLKYEKQLEYKDKMLEEVLTKIAEINLKKVKISKIIGSDKKINYRNKTAEPFFKKNEIIQTGFYSRKSHNVFSAKESLLKSEIAKIIIDKFLQKVNSFAGTKKEFKVFNEVNNTGFLKQIMVRNNEKDEVMIVVVVNKNSQYNQLSKVLEEMYDENDYIKSIYISVKTEQNNVILGKNVHLFGSQYLEEEMEGLKFKIYPNSFFQINKKQALKLYDVAINFLNEENKNTDKIYEKTLIDAFSGTGTIAMMLSKNIKKVIGIESVESSTLAAKLTSYENSIQNVEFVNGKVEKELPKILKREDVGAIVFDPPRRGIEETALKSVIKNKIEKIVYISCNPATFARDVKILAENGYVLRKVTPVDMFPQTPHIEVVGLLEKSDI from the coding sequence ATGAATAAAATAAAAAATAATTATAAAATTGGACAAAAACTGGAAATTGAGATAGAAAAAATAGTATTTGGTGGGGAAGGACTTGGAAGAGTTGATGGATTTACAGTATTTGTACCGATGAGTGTGCCAGGAGATAAATTGGAAGTGGAGATTATCTCGGTAAAAAAGTCGTATGCAAGAGGGCTTATAACTAGGATAATTGAACCATCAAAGGACAGGATTGAGGATTTGTCCAAAATTAGTTTTGAGGATTTTGATGGCTGTGATTTTGGAATGCTTAAATATGAGAAACAGCTTGAATATAAGGATAAAATGCTTGAAGAAGTGTTGACAAAGATTGCTGAAATTAATTTGAAAAAGGTAAAAATTAGCAAAATTATTGGAAGTGATAAAAAAATTAATTATAGAAACAAGACGGCTGAGCCATTTTTCAAAAAGAATGAAATTATTCAGACAGGATTTTATTCAAGAAAGTCCCACAATGTATTTTCGGCTAAAGAAAGTCTTCTAAAGTCAGAAATTGCCAAGATAATTATTGATAAATTTTTACAGAAAGTAAATAGTTTTGCAGGCACAAAAAAGGAATTTAAAGTTTTTAATGAAGTAAATAATACTGGATTTTTGAAGCAAATAATGGTTAGAAATAATGAAAAAGATGAAGTTATGATAGTTGTTGTCGTAAATAAAAATTCGCAGTATAATCAACTTTCAAAAGTACTGGAAGAAATGTATGATGAAAATGACTACATAAAATCAATCTATATTTCTGTAAAAACTGAACAGAATAACGTAATTTTAGGTAAAAATGTCCATTTATTTGGAAGCCAGTATTTGGAAGAGGAAATGGAAGGATTAAAATTCAAGATTTATCCAAATTCATTTTTCCAGATTAATAAAAAACAGGCACTAAAACTTTACGATGTTGCAATAAACTTTTTGAATGAAGAAAATAAAAATACTGATAAAATCTATGAAAAAACATTAATTGATGCATTTTCAGGAACTGGAACAATTGCGATGATGCTTTCAAAAAACATAAAAAAGGTTATTGGAATTGAAAGTGTGGAAAGTTCAACACTTGCCGCAAAACTGACTTCTTATGAAAACTCCATTCAAAATGTAGAATTTGTAAATGGAAAAGTTGAGAAAGAACTCCCAAAAATTTTGAAGAGAGAAGATGTCGGAGCAATAGTTTTCGATCCGCCAAGACGAGGAATCGAGGAAACTGCCCTAAAAAGTGTTATAAAAAATAAAATTGAAAAAATTGTTTATATTTCTTGCAATCCTGCCACTTTTGCACGAGATGTGAAGATTTTGGCTGAAAATGGATATGTACTAAGGAAAGTTACTCCTGTGGATATGTTTCCGCAAACTCCTCACATTGAGGTAGTAGGGTTGTTAGAAAAATCCGATATTTAA
- a CDS encoding tyrosine-type recombinase/integrase encodes MGRKKRRTRKLNGAGSITKLSGKRNKPWMVRTPGEIQIDGTIKRTVLGYYTTSEEAEIALAKYKIMPFNIDEKNTTLNDLWKIWYEKKQAEVTKRSHERYYKSYNLYLSHLKNKPIRELTYHELQQAISVPVKGTSKYLKTLLNKIYKMAMKNNIVDKDISELLEISQKKSVTRPVKVIDIKTIKKIRKYSNENNCTNKLKKIADMTLIMLYTGMRSGEIRSIKKENIFFNENYMIGGIKTEAGKDRIIPIHPKIKDLIIFYYNEFPNKDFLFSQTKSKKAFSEVTFVNNFIEFRNLLNFTNNRHACRHTFITELKKLNVTESKIKRIVGHKSLDVTDGVYTHYSPQDLLIEVKKLDYGD; translated from the coding sequence ATGGGTAGAAAAAAAAGAAGAACTCGAAAATTAAATGGTGCAGGTTCAATTACTAAATTATCTGGAAAAAGAAATAAGCCTTGGATGGTTAGAACCCCAGGAGAAATCCAAATTGATGGTACAATAAAAAGAACAGTTCTTGGTTATTATACCACATCAGAAGAAGCTGAAATTGCTCTTGCCAAGTATAAAATAATGCCATTTAATATCGATGAGAAAAATACTACATTAAATGATTTATGGAAAATATGGTATGAAAAAAAACAAGCCGAAGTTACAAAAAGATCTCATGAGAGATACTATAAATCCTATAACTTATATTTGTCACATTTAAAAAATAAACCTATAAGAGAGTTGACATATCATGAATTACAACAAGCTATCTCAGTTCCTGTTAAAGGAACATCAAAATATTTAAAAACTTTATTGAACAAAATATACAAAATGGCTATGAAAAATAATATAGTTGATAAAGATATTTCTGAATTATTGGAAATTAGCCAGAAAAAATCTGTAACTAGACCTGTTAAAGTTATTGATATTAAAACCATTAAAAAAATTAGAAAATATTCTAATGAAAATAATTGTACAAATAAGTTAAAAAAAATAGCAGATATGACTTTAATAATGTTGTATACTGGTATGCGATCTGGAGAAATCAGAAGCATTAAAAAAGAAAATATTTTTTTTAATGAAAATTATATGATTGGAGGGATAAAAACAGAAGCAGGAAAAGATAGAATTATTCCAATACATCCTAAAATAAAAGATTTAATTATTTTCTATTATAATGAATTTCCTAATAAGGATTTTTTATTTTCACAAACCAAGTCTAAAAAAGCCTTTTCAGAAGTTACTTTTGTAAATAATTTTATTGAATTTCGAAATTTATTAAACTTTACTAATAATAGACATGCTTGTCGTCATACATTTATTACAGAATTAAAAAAATTAAATGTTACGGAAAGTAAAATTAAACGAATAGTAGGACATAAATCATTAGACGTTACTGATGGAGTTTACACTCATTATAGTCCTCAAGATTTATTAATTGAAGTAAAAAAACTGGACTATGGTGACTAA
- a CDS encoding ImmA/IrrE family metallo-endopeptidase, with the protein MKNYIKEQIRILMLLHNTKDIHFLCKHYKIHILYGNFLFKGAFFIDKNNKDFIFLKKGLSSQEEIDILIHEFGHFILHKQYLLSRRSR; encoded by the coding sequence ATGAAAAACTATATAAAAGAACAAATAAGAATTTTGATGCTTCTTCATAATACAAAAGATATACATTTCTTATGTAAGCACTATAAAATTCATATACTATACGGTAATTTTCTCTTTAAAGGAGCTTTTTTTATTGATAAAAATAATAAAGACTTTATTTTTTTGAAAAAAGGATTATCTTCTCAAGAAGAAATCGATATTTTAATACATGAATTTGGACATTTTATATTACATAAGCAATATCTATTAAGTCGGAGAAGCAGATAA